The Saxibacter everestensis genome has a window encoding:
- a CDS encoding ABC transporter permease, producing MFKVLNRTVITIIYLFLLAPIIAVVLISFNGSARLSLDLGAPSFQWYVSMLTNQGFIEGAKVSFITAVAVASVVLVIGVPIALAIARYEFKGKTLISGLFLSPLLVPTVVLGLGLLLVFQPIGLTGTYLGIVIAHFGITVPYVIRTTLMSLTTSDVSCEEAAKVHGANSWTTFRRITLPIISPGLIAGGVMAFIISFDEAVISLFVAGSGRTTLPVEMFRYLQYRSDPGVAALSVILIAISVVIVIVVERAVGLRRVMNS from the coding sequence GTGTTCAAAGTGTTAAACCGAACCGTCATCACGATCATTTATCTCTTCCTGCTCGCCCCGATTATCGCGGTGGTGCTCATCTCGTTCAATGGCTCGGCCAGGCTTTCGCTTGATCTCGGGGCGCCGTCCTTCCAGTGGTACGTGAGCATGCTGACCAATCAGGGGTTCATTGAAGGGGCAAAGGTCAGCTTCATCACCGCGGTGGCCGTAGCGAGCGTCGTCCTCGTCATCGGGGTGCCGATAGCGCTGGCGATAGCGCGATACGAGTTCAAGGGGAAAACGCTGATCTCAGGACTGTTCCTGTCCCCACTGCTCGTGCCTACGGTGGTTTTAGGGCTCGGGTTACTGCTCGTGTTCCAGCCAATCGGCTTAACGGGAACCTACCTGGGAATCGTCATCGCGCACTTCGGGATCACGGTGCCCTATGTCATCCGGACCACCCTCATGAGTCTGACAACTAGCGATGTCTCCTGCGAGGAGGCGGCGAAAGTTCACGGGGCGAATAGCTGGACGACGTTTCGGCGAATCACTCTGCCAATCATCTCCCCAGGGCTCATCGCTGGCGGAGTAATGGCCTTCATCATCTCCTTCGACGAGGCCGTCATCTCCCTCTTCGTTGCCGGCTCCGGCCGGACCACGCTACCGGTCGAGATGTTCCGTTATCTGCAATACCGGTCCGACCCGGGAGTCGCCGCGCTGTCCGTCATCCTGATCGCGATCTCCGTGGTTATCGTTATCGTGGTCGAGAGGGCCGTCGGATTGCGAAGGGTGATGAATAGTTGA
- a CDS encoding flavin monoamine oxidase family protein: protein MQPRPELPSHVPAVVVGAGYAGLSAALSLQDRGIDVLLLEASDRVGGRVLSEQRSSIVVDHGGQWVGPTQQRLNAWAKRFDCPTFPTWNVGEHVDIWLDGSKSRYTGIGPDQGAGMAEYLEAIDRLNDLSSRIVLDDPSSTPELEKWDSETVYSFLDRTVGSGDARRRVALAVQGVWSCEPRDLSLFHLLFYIASAGSYEQLMETEGCAQERRFVRGAQDPALAVAAALGDRLRLGTRVLGIEHRDDTAIVHTRDGSVHTDRVVLATPPPATAKLEFDPPLPMSRDRWIHRSPMGDVAKVHAVYSTPFWRADGLSGQATLYGQHPVGVVFDNSPPDAEQGVLVAFVYGDRLRNWLALEPEDRRTAVVDTLRHVFGEAAADVVDYAEKVWPTDQLTGGGYAAVPAPGTWFEHGTAGWRTPAGLIHWAGTETATEWNGYIDGAISSGERAAEEVAAALLASATVG, encoded by the coding sequence ATGCAACCACGTCCTGAACTTCCCAGCCATGTTCCCGCGGTAGTGGTCGGAGCAGGGTACGCCGGCCTGTCCGCGGCCTTGAGCCTTCAGGATCGAGGCATAGATGTGCTCCTGCTCGAAGCCTCGGATCGGGTCGGCGGCCGGGTACTGTCCGAGCAACGATCGTCGATCGTTGTCGACCACGGTGGGCAGTGGGTCGGACCAACGCAGCAGCGACTCAACGCCTGGGCCAAGAGGTTCGATTGCCCAACGTTTCCGACCTGGAACGTCGGCGAACACGTCGATATCTGGCTGGACGGCTCGAAGAGCCGCTACACGGGAATCGGGCCGGATCAGGGCGCCGGCATGGCGGAGTATCTTGAGGCGATCGATCGACTGAACGATCTCTCGAGCCGGATCGTGCTCGACGATCCGTCGAGCACGCCGGAGCTTGAGAAGTGGGATAGCGAGACTGTGTATTCATTCCTGGACCGCACCGTAGGTTCAGGGGACGCACGACGACGGGTGGCGCTCGCGGTGCAGGGCGTGTGGTCGTGTGAGCCGCGGGACCTGTCGCTGTTTCACCTGCTGTTCTATATCGCCAGCGCAGGCAGCTACGAGCAGCTGATGGAGACAGAGGGCTGCGCGCAGGAGCGCCGGTTCGTCCGCGGGGCACAGGATCCGGCGCTTGCGGTCGCCGCGGCGCTCGGCGACCGGCTGCGTCTCGGCACCAGGGTGCTGGGCATCGAACACCGGGACGACACCGCAATCGTGCACACCCGCGACGGATCGGTGCACACCGACCGGGTCGTGCTGGCGACGCCGCCACCGGCGACCGCAAAACTCGAGTTCGACCCGCCTTTGCCAATGTCCCGCGACCGCTGGATTCATCGCAGCCCGATGGGGGATGTCGCGAAGGTGCATGCCGTCTATTCCACGCCTTTCTGGCGCGCAGACGGATTGTCCGGCCAGGCCACACTCTACGGCCAGCATCCGGTCGGCGTGGTCTTCGATAACTCACCGCCGGACGCCGAACAGGGAGTCCTGGTTGCGTTCGTGTACGGCGACCGGCTGCGCAATTGGCTCGCTCTGGAACCGGAGGACCGCCGCACCGCCGTCGTCGACACACTCCGTCATGTCTTCGGCGAAGCGGCCGCCGATGTAGTCGATTATGCCGAGAAGGTTTGGCCGACCGACCAGCTGACCGGCGGCGGATACGCGGCAGTCCCTGCACCGGGAACCTGGTTCGAGCACGGGACAGCGGGTTGGCGGACACCGGCGGGGCTGATCCATTGGGCCGGAACCGAGACAGCCACCGAGTGGAATGGCTATATCGATGGCGCAATTTCTTCCGGCGAGCGCGCGGCCGAGGAAGTGGCCGCAGCGCTGCTTGCCTCGGCGACGGTCGGCTAG
- a CDS encoding ABC transporter permease, with the protein MTMTRVGAPDRPEGFRQRAKWELLGLLLPGVLGLLLGFILPILVMLRMSLNTNAAGGQLVSSFSLASYQAALADPFYWQVIGNTLLLGLGCGLMATVLSYPLALFLIRTTSKWKGVLIALAIAPLLTSAVARTYGWIAILGDQGVINDALLSIGFIDTPWRLSNNLLGTTIALVEILMPYSILAMVSGFGRINSSLEDAAGSLGASKLKTFFRITLPLSLPGVFTGFLLVFVLAISSFVTPRLLGGGRVFILATEVYNEATQTLNWPLASALSVILLVVFGVLVGIYQRAIAKFEDR; encoded by the coding sequence GAGCTCCTCGGTCTGCTATTGCCCGGCGTCCTCGGGCTACTCCTCGGATTCATCCTCCCCATTCTCGTGATGCTGCGAATGTCGCTGAACACGAACGCCGCAGGCGGGCAGCTAGTGAGTTCCTTCAGCCTGGCCTCGTACCAAGCCGCACTTGCCGATCCCTTCTACTGGCAGGTCATCGGGAACACGCTGTTACTGGGGTTGGGCTGCGGGCTGATGGCAACCGTCCTCTCCTACCCGCTCGCCCTGTTCCTCATCCGCACCACGTCGAAGTGGAAGGGCGTGCTCATCGCGCTCGCGATCGCGCCTCTGCTGACCTCGGCGGTGGCGAGAACCTACGGCTGGATCGCAATTCTCGGCGATCAAGGCGTCATCAACGACGCGCTCTTATCGATCGGGTTCATCGACACGCCGTGGCGCCTGAGTAACAATCTGTTGGGTACGACGATCGCTCTCGTGGAAATCCTCATGCCCTATTCGATTCTCGCTATGGTCTCCGGGTTCGGGCGGATCAACTCGTCGCTCGAGGACGCGGCCGGGTCGCTCGGGGCGTCGAAGCTCAAGACCTTCTTCCGGATCACTCTGCCGCTGTCCCTGCCGGGCGTGTTCACGGGGTTCCTTCTCGTGTTCGTGCTCGCAATCAGCTCTTTCGTCACACCGCGGCTGCTGGGCGGCGGACGCGTGTTCATTCTGGCGACCGAGGTGTACAACGAGGCGACGCAGACACTGAACTGGCCGCTCGCCTCGGCACTTTCCGTCATCCTGCTCGTGGTGTTCGGGGTACTCGTGGGGATATATCAGCGCGCCATTGCCAAGTTCGAGGACAGGTGA
- a CDS encoding aldo/keto reductase: MDYRSLGRTGMHVSPLCLGAMMFGAWGEPDHDASVRIIHRALDAGINFIDTADVYSQGESEEIVGKALAAGRRDDVILATKFHSPMDVAMGESGGDPNKRGNSRRWIIREVENSLRRLGTDWIDLYQVHRPERETEVEETLSALTDLRQQGKIRAFGSSTYPAHQIVEAQWTAQQRGLGRFVTEQPPYSILVRGAEADVLPVAEQYGMGVIPWSPLAGGWLTGRYRKSQEVPDSHRAKRTPWRYDMSAPGNQRKLDAADDLALLAEESGISLIHLALAFVMQHPAVTAPIIGPRTMEQLESQLGVVDVTLTADILDRIDEIVPPGVTLSEGDKGYVAPALTDPFLRRRRTP, encoded by the coding sequence ATGGACTATCGCAGCCTCGGACGAACCGGAATGCACGTAAGCCCGCTCTGCCTGGGAGCGATGATGTTCGGGGCCTGGGGGGAGCCCGACCATGATGCCTCGGTCAGGATCATCCACCGGGCCCTCGACGCGGGGATCAACTTCATCGACACCGCGGACGTCTATTCACAGGGCGAGTCCGAAGAGATCGTCGGAAAGGCCCTCGCCGCCGGCCGCCGAGACGACGTCATTCTGGCGACGAAGTTTCACAGCCCGATGGACGTCGCGATGGGCGAAAGTGGCGGCGATCCCAACAAGCGTGGCAACTCCCGCCGCTGGATCATCCGGGAGGTCGAGAACAGCCTGCGGCGTCTCGGCACCGACTGGATCGATCTTTATCAGGTGCACCGCCCTGAGCGTGAGACCGAGGTCGAGGAGACCCTTTCGGCGCTGACCGACCTGCGGCAGCAAGGAAAGATCCGTGCGTTCGGCTCGTCGACCTACCCCGCCCACCAGATCGTCGAAGCACAGTGGACGGCCCAGCAACGCGGGCTCGGCCGCTTCGTCACCGAGCAACCGCCGTATTCGATTCTGGTCCGCGGTGCCGAAGCCGACGTGCTCCCCGTCGCCGAGCAGTATGGGATGGGCGTCATCCCATGGAGCCCGCTGGCTGGTGGCTGGCTCACCGGCCGTTACCGGAAGAGTCAGGAAGTGCCGGACAGCCATCGGGCCAAGCGAACCCCTTGGCGTTACGACATGTCCGCCCCCGGGAATCAGCGCAAGCTCGACGCCGCGGACGACCTCGCCCTGCTCGCCGAAGAGTCCGGGATCTCCCTGATCCACCTGGCCCTGGCATTTGTGATGCAGCACCCCGCGGTGACGGCGCCGATCATCGGGCCGCGCACCATGGAGCAGCTCGAGTCCCAGCTGGGCGTGGTCGACGTGACCCTCACGGCAGACATCCTTGACCGGATTGACGAGATCGTTCCGCCCGGGGTGACGCTGTCTGAAGGCGACAAGGGCTATGTAGCACCAGCATTGACGGACCCATTCCTCCGGCGTCGTCGAACGCCCTGA
- a CDS encoding cytosine permease: MSETTQGRIDEVAVDASLNELPLLRRERIWGFWDYSSVNVGLAIATWAFLQGGAVAYYVGVKAAIASIVIGYGISVLLVALAPCIASGRYGIEQFVGLRSIFGANGARILMIFMAALLAAAWSAVLAIMCGHALVNVSNQLFNTNISLNSVAVSVVALAAIVVSWVILARGPVSIEWVNKIVAPGLAIVTVGMLVLVFMHTSWSELAAIEPLAPPEDKHLNFILAIELNIAGGFAWWPNIGNLSRLTRSTRSAFWPNMLGLFLASVVAAIVGAFAALALSSDDPTVWMVPLGGAVLGVIALAFVGFANLTSIVSQGYSSMIALKGGGGRLLRAVPWPVLAACILAPAAVIVFFPSAVYDNYSRFVSWGAIVVAPLCAVQIVDFFLLRRSRLHLRDLYHEDQTSRYRFWRGYNPFALFSVAAGAVTYALLLNPVSYEPSSAFEYLTASMPAFVVAGVLHYVLTRVCVQRLGKGGY, encoded by the coding sequence ATGAGCGAGACGACACAGGGCCGGATCGACGAAGTCGCGGTCGATGCCTCGCTCAACGAACTACCACTGCTGCGCCGCGAACGGATCTGGGGTTTCTGGGACTATTCGTCGGTCAACGTTGGGCTGGCGATCGCAACCTGGGCCTTCCTGCAGGGCGGTGCGGTCGCCTACTACGTCGGAGTCAAGGCGGCGATCGCCAGCATCGTGATCGGCTATGGAATCAGCGTCCTGCTAGTTGCTTTGGCGCCGTGTATCGCTTCCGGCCGGTACGGCATCGAGCAGTTCGTCGGTCTGCGGAGCATCTTCGGCGCCAATGGCGCGCGAATCCTGATGATCTTCATGGCCGCACTGCTTGCCGCTGCCTGGTCCGCGGTGCTCGCCATCATGTGCGGACACGCGCTGGTGAACGTAAGCAACCAGTTGTTCAACACGAACATCAGCCTCAACAGCGTGGCCGTCAGCGTCGTTGCGCTCGCAGCCATCGTCGTCTCCTGGGTCATTCTGGCCCGCGGGCCCGTGTCGATCGAGTGGGTGAACAAGATCGTTGCCCCCGGCCTAGCGATTGTCACCGTCGGCATGCTGGTGCTTGTCTTCATGCACACCAGCTGGTCGGAGCTTGCCGCGATTGAGCCGCTCGCGCCGCCGGAGGACAAGCACCTGAACTTCATCCTGGCGATAGAGCTCAATATTGCGGGCGGCTTCGCCTGGTGGCCTAATATCGGCAACCTGTCCCGGCTGACCCGTTCGACCCGCTCGGCGTTTTGGCCGAACATGCTCGGCCTCTTTTTGGCCTCAGTTGTGGCGGCCATCGTCGGCGCTTTTGCTGCTCTGGCGCTGTCCTCGGACGACCCGACGGTCTGGATGGTGCCGCTCGGCGGCGCGGTTCTCGGCGTCATCGCCCTGGCCTTCGTCGGCTTCGCCAACCTCACCAGCATCGTGTCGCAGGGCTATTCCTCGATGATCGCGCTGAAAGGAGGCGGAGGTCGGCTGCTGCGGGCGGTCCCGTGGCCGGTCCTCGCGGCCTGCATCCTCGCGCCTGCCGCCGTCATCGTCTTCTTTCCGAGCGCGGTCTATGACAACTATTCCCGGTTCGTCTCATGGGGTGCGATCGTGGTGGCTCCGCTGTGCGCGGTCCAGATCGTTGACTTCTTCCTGTTGCGCCGCAGTCGCCTGCACCTGAGGGATCTCTATCACGAGGATCAAACATCGCGTTATCGGTTCTGGCGCGGTTACAACCCGTTCGCCCTCTTTTCGGTGGCCGCGGGCGCCGTCACCTATGCCTTGCTGCTCAATCCGGTCAGCTATGAACCGTCGTCCGCGTTCGAGTATCTGACCGCGTCGATGCCTGCATTCGTCGTCGCCGGGGTGCTGCATTACGTGCTCACCCGGGTATGCGTGCAACGGCTCGGCAAGGGCGGGTACTGA
- a CDS encoding RES family NAD+ phosphorylase yields the protein MRFWRASVFSPSARTAADNGHPLYVWPEQGFGRIDDPEGSYLSFYAADSPDAAIAERLGNYARWTPAVLQPPPATPAGSALALIEYEGEPEVLNLDDPFALIDWGLQPSSVVSKDRTLTQRWARAVYDSGRYDGISWWSYRDPRWATYGFWSREGLEVVGSPTPLSLDSAELVEAARVINRVIER from the coding sequence GTGCGTTTTTGGAGGGCAAGTGTCTTCTCCCCCAGCGCCCGCACCGCTGCCGACAATGGCCACCCGCTTTACGTCTGGCCTGAGCAAGGATTCGGCCGAATCGACGACCCCGAGGGGAGCTACCTCTCGTTCTACGCAGCCGATTCTCCAGATGCCGCGATCGCCGAGCGGCTAGGAAATTACGCCCGGTGGACGCCGGCCGTCCTGCAGCCACCTCCCGCGACCCCGGCCGGGAGCGCCCTCGCGCTGATTGAATACGAAGGCGAACCCGAGGTACTGAATTTGGACGATCCGTTCGCGCTGATCGACTGGGGATTGCAGCCAAGCTCCGTCGTCAGCAAAGATCGCACCTTGACTCAGCGGTGGGCGCGGGCCGTGTACGATTCCGGCCGATACGACGGGATCAGCTGGTGGTCGTACCGCGATCCTCGTTGGGCAACGTATGGATTCTGGAGTCGCGAGGGTCTTGAGGTCGTCGGCTCTCCGACGCCGCTGTCGCTTGATAGCGCCGAACTCGTGGAGGCGGCGCGCGTCATCAACCGGGTGATCGAACGGTAG